DNA sequence from the Sphingomonas taxi genome:
CTTCTCGCGGTAATTGTCGGGACCCTCGGTCCACAGGCTCTGCTCGAAGCTCCACAAACGGCTGTCGTCCATCGCATTCTCTCCCATGAGGTCAGGGAGGAAGCGGGGCGCGACCCCGAATGTTCCCGCCGCGCCCGACGCAAATGCCTGCCCCAACCGCGTCACCAACCGCGCCATGGTGCGTTGGCGCCTCTCTCACAGGAGGCATCATGACCGACGACATCGCCATTCGTACCCGCCAGCGCGAGATCGCCACCGAGCATCTGCTGTTCAAGCTGATGGAATATGTCGAGGCGCGCCATCCCGGGCTGCTCGACTATATGGAGCACAGCCTCGATCATCTCGGCGATCCCGCCGGTGACGGCAGCAAGGACGACGATGCGGTGCGCACGATCGCCCAGCGCATGATCGTCGGTGCCCGCGCCGAGCGCAAAGGCTGACGCTCGCCGGTCAGGCGGCGGCCGGTTCCGCCGCCGGATCGCGCGCCAGCGCCCGGCGCAGTTCGGTCACCTCCGCGTTGAGCGCCGCGAGCCGCTCGCGACTGATCCCGGTACGTTCGACGATCATCGGCGCGAGACAGCCGGTCTCTCGCCAGCGCTCGCGGCCCTCGGCGGTCAGGCGCACGCGGACCTGACGCTCGTCGGCGGGATTGCGCAGCCGCGTGACCAACCCCGCCGCCTCCATCCGCTTCGCCAGCGGCGTGATCGTGCTCGGCTCGAGCGCGAGCCGTTCGGCGATCGTGCCGACCGGCACGCCGTCCTCGGCGCCGCTCACCACCTGGAGCACCAGAAATTGCGGATAGGTGATGCCGAGGCGATCGAGCACCGGCTTGTAGGCGCGGTTGATCGCGATCGTCGCGGCGTACAGCGAGAAGCACAATTGTTCATCGAGCGGCAGCGGGCCGGGCATCGTCACTCTCCTTGCCAGCGGCTTAGCACGAAAATGGTTATCGCGACAAATAGTTCTGGACGATAGCGCGCACCCGTCCTAGATAGTTATCGCGATAACCAAACAGGAGATTGATCATGTCGGTCGACGTCAAATACAGCACCACGGCCACCGCAACCGGCGGTCGCGACGGTCATGCCCGCTCGGACGACGGCAGGATCGACGTCCAGCTCGCGACGCCCAAGGAACTCGGCGGCGCCGGCGGCGACGGCAGCAATCCCGAACAATTGTTCGCCGCGGGCTATTCGGCCTGTTTCATCGGCGCGCTGAAGGCGGCGGGCCGCGAGCTCAAGGTCAAGGTCCCCGACGACGTCACGGTCACCGCCAAGGTTGGCATCGGACCGCGCTCCGAGGGCGGCTTCGGCATCACCGCCGATCTGCAGGTGTCGCTGCCCGGCGTCGAGCGCGAGCAGGCACGGACGCTGGTCGACACCGCGCACCAGATCTGCCCCTATTCCAACGCCACCCGCGGCAACCTCGACGTCGGCCTGACGCTGGTCTGATCGTCGCCCATGTCCTCCCCGTCGGGGTGGGGAGGACATAATCGAGCTGCGCATCGGCCCGCCCGGGATACGGATGCGATCGTACGGATTGTAGCCTGCGAACCCGTTTCGGAGAGCATTGCATGATCCGCTCGTTTCTCATCGGCTTGGTCGCCGGCCAGCGCGGCATCACCCCGCTGGCGGTGATCGCCACCGCCACCCGCCGGGAGGAGATTCCGGCGACGCTGCCGTTGCAGACCTTGTTGCGCAATCCGGTGATCGCCGCCGGCACCGCGGCCTTCGCCGCGGCGGAGATGGCGGGTGACAAGATGAAGACCGCGCCCGACCGGATCGTGCCGATCGGCCTCGCCGTGCGCGGCGTCACCGCAGCCTACGCCGGTGCCGCGCTGGCACCGCGCGACAAGAAGGTGCTCGGCGCCGCGGTCGCGGT
Encoded proteins:
- a CDS encoding MarR family winged helix-turn-helix transcriptional regulator; this translates as MPGPLPLDEQLCFSLYAATIAINRAYKPVLDRLGITYPQFLVLQVVSGAEDGVPVGTIAERLALEPSTITPLAKRMEAAGLVTRLRNPADERQVRVRLTAEGRERWRETGCLAPMIVERTGISRERLAALNAEVTELRRALARDPAAEPAAA
- a CDS encoding organic hydroperoxide resistance protein produces the protein MSVDVKYSTTATATGGRDGHARSDDGRIDVQLATPKELGGAGGDGSNPEQLFAAGYSACFIGALKAAGRELKVKVPDDVTVTAKVGIGPRSEGGFGITADLQVSLPGVEREQARTLVDTAHQICPYSNATRGNLDVGLTLV